The following coding sequences are from one Ornithorhynchus anatinus isolate Pmale09 chromosome 18, mOrnAna1.pri.v4, whole genome shotgun sequence window:
- the CD8A gene encoding T-cell surface glycoprotein CD8 alpha chain, with the protein MAWRGSILVLLPLAQLLVPPSWAQPKFRMERQEVTITEPGKTVNLKCETLESSQTGLSWVHQRPVKPNQNAMAPTFLVFFSGTVKNIRKAEGLEEALEAKRLSSTSFQVTLKNFQEKNEGHYYCVVAYNQALYFSRSMSVYLKGPPTTSPRTPRTTPRRLNVTQTTPALDNCQDRPGSKKSPNQRSFWDFSCDLYIWGPLVGGCAILLIALLTTIIICQKSRRRVCRCARPNRPPRKPKVPDRYV; encoded by the exons ATGGCCTGGCGTGGGAGCATCCTGGTCCTCCTGCCGCTCGCCCAGCTGCTCGTCC cacccagCTGGGCCCAGCCCAAGTTCCggatggagaggcaggaggtgaccATCACGGAGCCAGGAAAGACGGTGAATCTCAAGTGTGAAACCTTGGAAAGCAGCCAGACCGGGCTCTCCTGGGTCCACCAGAGACCCGTCAAGCCAAACCAGAACGCGATGGCCCCCACCTTCCTCGTCTTCTTCTCGGGGACCGTCAAAAACATCAGGAAGGCCGAAGGCCTAGAAGAAGCCTTGGAAGCCAAAAGGCTAAGCTCCACCTCCTTCCAGGTGACCCTGAAGAACTTCCAGGAGAAGAACGAGGGTCACTACTACTGCGTGGTGGCCTACAACCAGGCTCTGTACTTCAGCCGGTCCATGTCCGTCTACTTGAAAG GACCGCCCACCACCAGCCCTCGGACGCCCAGGACGACGCCGCGCCGTCTCAACGTGACCCAGACCACCCCGGCCCTTGACAACTGCCAGGACAGGCCCGGCTCCA AAAAGTCCCCAAATCAGAGATCATTTTGGGATTTCTCCTGTGACCTATACATCTGGGGTCCTTTGGTCGGTGGCTGCGCCATCCTGCTCATCGCTCTGCtgaccaccatcatcatctgCCAAA aATCCCGACGACGCGTCTGCAGATGTGCAAG ACCCAACAGGCCCCCCAGAAAGCCCAAAGTACCGGACCGATACGTTTAA